A genomic window from Silene latifolia isolate original U9 population chromosome Y, ASM4854445v1, whole genome shotgun sequence includes:
- the LOC141629666 gene encoding uncharacterized protein LOC141629666, with translation MVDPEKTLWHSVVWNRLALPKHNFIAWLYAKERLLTKDRLIKHGLLIDGTCDICSSSNETREHLFFLCPFSNRCLQGLGEWLGVDIPDHDTLDWCRRLKMKSLMKKQLMIAAILALYYQVWWTRNKCRLEMMLPHPQSVIGQIQQLIRSVGNRRLWSVKHRVDSVWCTKVGISLQ, from the coding sequence ATGGTAGATCCTGAGAAGACTCTATGGCACTCTGTGGTCTGGAACAGGCTAGCTCTACCTAAGCACAACTTCATAGCTTGGTTGTATGCTAAGGAAAGACTCTTAACTAAGGATAGATTAATCAAACATGGTCTACTTATTGATGGTACTTGTGATATCTGTAGCAGCTCTAATGAGACAAGAGAACATCTGTTCTTCTTATGTCCCTTCAGTAACAGATGTCTGCAGGGGTTGGGGGAATGGTTGGGAGTTGATATACCTGATCATGATACTTTGGATTGGTGCAGGAGGCTGAAAATGAAATCCCTAATGAAGAAGCAACTGATGATAGCTGCAATCTTGGCTCTTTATTATCAGGTCTGGTGGACCAGAAACAAGTGTAGATTGGAAATGATGTTACCTCATCCGCAGTCTGTCATAGGGCAAATTCAACAGCTCATTCGTTCTGTGGGTAATAGGAGATTATGGTCTGTTAAGCATAGAGTTGATAGTGTATGGTGTACTAAAGTTGGTATCAGTTTGCAGTAG
- the LOC141629667 gene encoding uncharacterized protein LOC141629667: METRVKTGSINKVHQGLGTQYSLITNNVVCGVGRIWVLWDDAVFMVDVVSCEPQVIHCRITYRPTALKWCMSFVYGYNKLVDRDPLWLSLESFHSQVYGPWIVCGVFNNVLGYDERIGSTVNDTEIRRFNKCVDKCDISDVPAHGAFYTWSNKQDEDGRRFSRIDRALVNMVWLMAFPDMTATFLPEGLFDHNPCVIEPWSITDRKRSSFKYFNMWGRDEKFMTIVEAVWRTPINGITMFQIVRKLKLLKRELKELNKEAYSNVEAVARLAKIHLEQLQKQMQNDMGNCHLWDKEKHAAATYRELDKARTEFLAQKAKVQWAE, encoded by the coding sequence ATGGAGACTAGGGTTAAAACTGGTTCCATTAATAAAGTTCATCAAGGTTTAGGTACTCAGTATTCTCTAATTACTAATAATGTTGTTTGTGGAGTTGGTCGTATCTGGGTTCTTTGGGATGATGCTGTGTTTATGGTGGATGTTGTGAGCTGTGAACCTCAGGTCATTCATTGTAGGATCACTTATAGACCTACTGCTCTGAAATGGTGTATGTCCTTTGTTTATGGGTACAATAAATTAGTGGATAGGGATCCCCTATGGCTGTCTTTGGAAAGTTTTCACAGTCAAGTCTATGGACCTTGGATTGTCTGTGGAGTCTTTAATAATGTCCTTGGGTATGATGAGAGAATTGGCTCTACGGTCAATGATACTGAAATTAGAAGATTCAATAAGTGTGTTGACAAATGTGATATTTCTGATGTCCCTGCTCATGGAGCTTTTTACACTTGGAGTAATAAACAGGATGAGGATGGTAGGAGGTTTAGCAGAATAGACAGGGCTTTAGTCAATATGGTGTGGCTTATGGCTTTCCCAGATATGACTGCTACTTTCTTACCAGAAGGTTTATTTGACCATAATCCTTGTGTGATTGAGCCTTGGTCTATTACTGATAGGAAGAGGTCTAGTTTcaaatacttcaatatgtggggaaGAGATGAGAAGTTTATGACTATTGTTGAGGCAGTTTGGAGAACTCCTATTAATGGCATCACTATGTTTCAAATAGTCAGGAAGCTGAAACTTTTAAAGAGGGAGCTTAAGGAACTCAATAAAGAAGCTTATTCTAATGTGGAAGCTGTAGCTCGTCTAGCTAAGATTCACCTAGAACAGTTACAAAAACAAATGCAGAATGACATGGGTAACTGTCACTTATGGGATAAGGAGAAACATGCAGCTGCTACTTATAGAGAATTGGATAAGGCTAGGACTGAGTTCTTAGCTCAGAAGGCTAAAGTGCAATGGGCTGAATAA